The region CCGTTGGTCGGGTGACCCAGTGGTGGTGATCAGGGGTTGAGCCGCTGTTCCAGCCAGCCGTCCTCCCGGCGCCAGAGCAGGCGCTGGTGAGGGTGGTGGCTCAGGTCGAGCAGTTCCACCTGCTGGATGCTGATCGGCACCACCACGAAGTGGTCCGGCACGGGAACACCCTCCGGGAGTTCCTGGGGGAAGGGCGCTGCGGGTTCAAAGGGTTGACCTGGATGCGGCCATCCCCACAGGGCTCGTCCACTGGGAGACAGGGATCGCCACTGGGCCTGGTCTGGGGAGGCCGCCACCGGTGCAGCTGTTCCCCGAAGCCGGTACTGCTGCTTGGCTTTCGTCAGCAGCCAGCAGAGTTCCACCTGGGGTTGATGGTTCAGCTCGGTGATTTTGCTGCTGCGGCCATCCGTGTACAGCTCCAGTTGATCCGTTCCGTTCCAGCCGCGGAACACCAGCGTTCTCACCCTGGGGGTGCCATCAGAGGCCACGGTGGCGAGTTGCAGCCAGCGGGCACTCACCTGGCGGCCTTCGCGCTTGAGGGCACCGCGAAGTCGTTGGCGCCAGGAGGGCAGGTCTCCATCCGTCGCTGCTGTCATCGACTGAAATAGCTCCTCAGAACGGAAAACATGGGCTGGCAGGGTTGATCAAAGAGTTGATCATCACCGTGGCGAGTGACCTGAAAGAGCGTGTGCTCAGTGCCCTGCGCGCTTGCCGAAGCTTGGACGACTTGGTGGCCTTGGATGAACAATTGGCCATTGATTGTCGCGACGCTCCCTTGCACCGCGTGATCTGCGATGCCCTTCGCGATCGCAGTGTGGCCCCGGTGGAAGCCGCTAATTGGCTGACGACCCTGATGGAGCACCGCAACCAGCAGCTCACGGCTTGTTTGAACCTGTCCTGCCAGGTCTGAGGTCAGGAGAGTCCAAATAGCCTGGCCTGCTCAACGGCGGCTCGGATCACGATGGCGTGCCTCCTCACCAGGGGCATCAGTTCGTCGTACCCCCCTCCGATCACTGTGGCGATGGGGATGCTCCGGCGCAGGGCCGCATCCAGGACGAGTCGATCGCGTCGTAACAGTCCCTCGTCGCTCAGCTCCAGTCGTCCAAGCCGGTCATCCCGGTGGGGGTCCACACCGGCGTTGAACAGCACCAGATCCGGTTGTTGGTCATCCAGCACCTGCGGGAGTCGGTCCCCGATGGCGGCCAGGTAGTCGTCATCTCCGGTTGCATCCCCGAGGGGAATGTCGATGTCGCTGGCCACTTTGCGCAGCGGAAAATTGCTGGCGGCGTGGACGGACAAGGTGGTGATGCGCGGCTCATGGGCAAAGCAGGCCGCGGTGCCATCGCCCTGATGCACATCCAGGTCCACCACCAGCAAGCGTTGCACCTCGCCGTTGTCCAGCAGCACCCGCGCTGTTATGGCCACGTCATTAAAGATGCAGAATCCGCTCCCAAAGCCGGGATGGGCGTGATGGGTTCCCCCTGCCAGGTGACAGGCGATTCCATGCTGAAGTGCCAGGCGAGCCGTCAGCAAGGTTCCCCCGACAGATAGCCAGGTGCGCTGCACCAGGGGGCGGGTGGCAGGAAGCCCAATGCGGCGCTGCTCCGAGCGGCTGAGTTGATCACGGCTGAAGGCCTGGTGGTAGCTGCGACGGTGGATGCGCTCCAGATCCCGTCGGGGGATGCTGAGGGGGCGGCGGATCTGGTTGGCCTGCAACACCTGCTCGTCAAGCAGCAAATGACGCAGCAGCCTGAATTTGGCCATCGGAAAGCGATGGGTCGATGGCAGCGGCGCCGAGTAGAGCTCGTGATAAACAGCGTGGAGTGTCAAGGGTCCAGCCGCAGTTGGCAGGCCGCAAACTGCGCGTTCACGTCATTGAATCCTCTGGCGATGTTGGCTTTGCCGTCATGCGGAGTCTCCTGATCGGCCGCCATCCGCTGAAGAACCTGCTTGATCAGGTCTTGGACTCGGGGTCTGGAGATGTCCCCATCGCGCAGCAAGCGACAGAGCACGGCTCCTCCTCCGGATCCGAGCCCGTAAAAAAACGATTCGAAATCGAGGTTCAGGGATTGAGCCTGAGGCGGGGACGCTGTGATCAGCGCAAACGCGAGGGTGACGAGCGAACGCACGGGCCTGAATGAATGGCCCTATTCAAAGGTCAGGCCAGCTGACGTTCCATCAGCCAGGAATTGAAGCCACTGCGTTCCATTTCCGCGATGCAGTCCTGTTGTTTGCGGAGATGGCTCTGGCGGACACGCGTCAGCCGCTGTCCCTCCTGGCTGGACAGGCCGGCGGCCAGCCGCTGCTGGTGAAGCAGGTCCAGCTCATGGTCGAGATGGTCCATCAGTCTCAGCAACGAATATCCCTGCTTGATCTGCTGCTGGCTGAGCTCACTGACGAACCGACGCATCGCATCCTCTTAAGGATCTTTTAACTCTTGCATGCTGCGTCTCGCGGGACTCGGGCGTCTTGAGCCTGAGGGAACGGCCCGACGTGTTGTCGGGCCAGGCCTCCGTGTGTGAGGGGTGTCTCAAGCCCCAGCAGCAGCTTCCCGCCTTTGGCCAGTCGATGGGTGACCAAGGGCGCCAGCAGATGTGTCTCGGTGTGACTGGGCCGATTCCTGGTGCGATCGCCCAGGCGTCCACCCCAGATCTGGGGCACAAAAAAGCCCTATGCGATGTACTGGGCCGGGTGATGGGGATAATTCCATTGTGCATGCTCTCGTCAACACCAGATGTGGTGGTTGTTCGCCAGTGGGCACCAGGTTTGTCGGCGATATCCTCCGCTCAGCGAAAGAAGCTGCAATGTGCGCCTGGAGCCCTAGGAACCCAGCTCAATCCAGGTCCAACTTGAGAAAGCAAAAGAAGTATCACTACGTTTGGGACCTCGATTATGGCGTCCCACGCCTCGCTAGTCACACCAAGCGGGACCGTCTCAAACTTTTTGTTGATTCCGACGGTGATGGCCTGTTCACTAAGGCTGATGCTCTGGTTGGTCGTGCACGAATTTTCCGGGGCCAGGGCCGTGGCCAGCTGCTGGAGGGAGGCAGTTTCGGCACAATCCTGACGTTTATGCACTCGAACCCAGCATTGAAGGTTTCCATGGCGACCTTCCAACGATGGTGGGGTTTCCCTTCCGGTCTCCAGCCGGTGAAGAGGTTGCTGTCTTCCAGCAGGTGCTCCAGGAGCAGTTGGTCTAAAACCGCCCGTTTCGGATGAATGCACCAGGCGGTGCAAGAGTTCCATGCTGCTTGGTTTGGCAGAGAATAAGGAGATGTTGGCTGCGGCCAGTCATCGTCCGAGAGTTGCGTTAGGTATCAAAAGACTGGTGGAGATTTCGATGCGACTTGCCTTACTCCTTCTGCTGGTGTCGTTAACCCCTGCAGCTGTTTTCGCCCATGAATCCAAGTCAACCGCTGAGGGGATGACAGAAGAATTTGCGACTGCCGAGGCGATGCGGCTTGTTCCCAAAGGTGCGTCGGTGACAGATACCTCTTGCCGGAGTCAAGACGTTGCAGATTCGACCCGCTATAGCTGCATAGTCACCTACAGCGATTGACGCCTGACATCCCAGACCACAGGTGGTCCGTAGTTGCGCCGTGTTCGCTGGTTGCGCAATTAAAAAAAACCGCCCTGGGGAGGCGGCTGAATGTGCCTTCGGTAACAGGCTTCTTGCGAAGTCGGGGAGACAGGATTCGAACCTGCGGCATCTTGCTCCCAAAGCAAGCGCGCTACCAAACTGCGCCACTCCCCGGACGCTTCTCAAGATTAG is a window of Synechococcus sp. A15-24 DNA encoding:
- a CDS encoding pyridoxamine 5'-phosphate oxidase family protein, with translation MTAATDGDLPSWRQRLRGALKREGRQVSARWLQLATVASDGTPRVRTLVFRGWNGTDQLELYTDGRSSKITELNHQPQVELCWLLTKAKQQYRLRGTAAPVAASPDQAQWRSLSPSGRALWGWPHPGQPFEPAAPFPQELPEGVPVPDHFVVVPISIQQVELLDLSHHPHQRLLWRREDGWLEQRLNP
- a CDS encoding histone deacetylase codes for the protein MTLHAVYHELYSAPLPSTHRFPMAKFRLLRHLLLDEQVLQANQIRRPLSIPRRDLERIHRRSYHQAFSRDQLSRSEQRRIGLPATRPLVQRTWLSVGGTLLTARLALQHGIACHLAGGTHHAHPGFGSGFCIFNDVAITARVLLDNGEVQRLLVVDLDVHQGDGTAACFAHEPRITTLSVHAASNFPLRKVASDIDIPLGDATGDDDYLAAIGDRLPQVLDDQQPDLVLFNAGVDPHRDDRLGRLELSDEGLLRRDRLVLDAALRRSIPIATVIGGGYDELMPLVRRHAIVIRAAVEQARLFGLS